A window of Desulfobulbaceae bacterium contains these coding sequences:
- a CDS encoding cytochrome C biogenesis protein — MNLIMQSITGPFSYIGQGIMIALLAFSLLGGIMGVMNVSRKDSVAFPVLQWTFVGINLIFMAGFVLICWLHYQIYQTLPLEFPEAIVPLVNQQLELINAQAQYAFPLLDPAHPPRYVIPLWVENEKYYFWFTCYSFMAFFAFLHTASHRLKGALVVLLTLQISILYWFANPFSQPLPKFFSEIGAWYAAGDDPRQMFGEFMRLYPRMIFYYNTHYMWLHPPMLFLSYSAITVTFITSVFMLVKRDVEIETLGYDSAKFGYFMLTLGMLLGYPWALQAWGPNWWWDPKICSSIMMWAIYSTYLHTRLYANKKLMWYFTSILGIVCFVAMIFTFISSFYFPGEHTFQ; from the coding sequence ATGAACCTTATCATGCAAAGCATTACCGGGCCATTTTCTTATATTGGCCAGGGAATCATGATCGCATTACTCGCCTTCTCACTCTTGGGCGGGATTATGGGAGTAATGAATGTATCAAGGAAGGATTCGGTGGCGTTTCCTGTGCTGCAATGGACTTTTGTTGGCATCAATCTGATCTTTATGGCAGGGTTTGTGCTGATTTGCTGGCTTCATTACCAAATCTATCAGACTCTGCCCTTAGAGTTTCCCGAAGCGATAGTTCCTCTTGTCAATCAACAACTTGAGCTGATTAATGCTCAAGCCCAGTATGCCTTTCCCCTGCTCGATCCTGCTCACCCCCCCCGTTATGTCATCCCTCTTTGGGTTGAAAACGAAAAATACTACTTCTGGTTCACGTGTTATTCTTTTATGGCTTTTTTTGCTTTTCTCCATACAGCAAGCCATCGCCTCAAAGGGGCGCTGGTGGTTCTTCTTACTCTCCAGATCTCTATTCTCTACTGGTTTGCCAATCCTTTCTCCCAACCATTACCGAAATTCTTTAGCGAGATTGGTGCCTGGTACGCAGCTGGAGATGACCCGAGACAGATGTTTGGCGAATTCATGCGTCTTTATCCGCGGATGATCTTTTATTACAATACCCATTATATGTGGCTCCACCCGCCAATGCTCTTTCTCTCGTACAGCGCCATTACCGTCACCTTTATTACTTCGGTGTTCATGCTGGTCAAACGTGATGTCGAGATAGAGACCTTAGGCTATGATAGCGCCAAATTTGGCTATTTCATGCTGACCTTGGGGATGCTCCTCGGTTACCCTTGGGCCTTGCAGGCCTGGGGGCCCAACTGGTGGTGGGACCCCAAGATCTGTTCATCAATCATGATGTGGGCGATCTACAGCACCTATCTGCACACCCGGCTCTATGCCAATAAGAAGTTGATGTGGTACTTCACCTCAATCCTCGGCATAGTCTGTTTTGTGGCGATGATCTTTACCTTCATCTCGTCCTTTTATTTCCCAGGCGAACACACCTTCCAATAA
- a CDS encoding PilZ domain-containing protein, whose protein sequence is MTTANQDRRRSPRIECHDVWLQVQVGDQEGIVPTEQHPTLQVRVSNISDSGICLISQERLELGQIVYFSDPKLPARGTVVWAYQSQLECKAGIHFCQ, encoded by the coding sequence ATGACTACAGCAAACCAAGATCGCAGAAGAAGTCCCCGGATAGAGTGTCACGACGTATGGCTTCAAGTTCAAGTTGGTGATCAGGAAGGCATTGTCCCCACGGAACAACACCCTACCCTTCAAGTGAGAGTGAGCAATATCAGCGACAGCGGCATCTGCCTGATCTCCCAAGAGCGATTAGAATTGGGACAGATTGTCTACTTTTCCGACCCCAAACTTCCCGCCAGAGGGACCGTGGTCTGGGCCTACCAGTCTCAACTGGAATGTAAAGCTGGCATTCATTTTTGCCAATAA